A genomic window from Chrysoperla carnea chromosome 3, inChrCarn1.1, whole genome shotgun sequence includes:
- the LOC123296283 gene encoding uncharacterized protein LOC123296283 produces the protein MNQIFAFKIASVIFGLSLISNAKCFDRPKCTEFYNKIFSKDDPVVFCSIADKCMHYSDIEKIDDSSIATFKSCFSSTCVALIKKYNERKRAISGMGEYQRKGRRLLELQPSKSKGFCAKALVDFMKGYEGFVEAVK, from the exons ATGAatcaaatttttgcttttaaaattgcCTCTGTTATCTTTGGATTGTCGTTAATTAGTAATGCGAAATGTTTTG ATCGCCCCAAATGCACAGAattctacaataaaattttttcaaaagatgaTCCAGTTGTATTTTGTTCGATTGCTG ataaatgtaTGCATTATTCggatattgaaaaaatagacGATTCCAGTATTGCCACGTTTAAGAGCTGTTTTTCTTCAA CTTGCGTCGCccttattaaaaagtataatgaaAGGAAAAGAGCAATTTCTGGCATGGGTGAATATCAACGTAAGGGCCGTCGTTTGCTTGAGCTCCAACCCTCAAAAAGCAAAGGTTTTTGTGCAAAGGcgttagttgattttatgaaaggCTATGAAGGCTTTGTTGAAGCcgttaaataa